Within the Iodidimonas sp. SYSU 1G8 genome, the region CCATCCCTGTCGAGGATCAGCCGGACGGACCGGACGTGGTTGCCATTCAGCGCAAGCTTCAGTCGCTGGGATATCGGGAACTGGGCGCGGCCGACGGGATCATCGGTCCGCGCACCCAGGCGGCCATCATACGTTTCCGGCAGGACCGCCGGCTGCCGGATGGCCTCATCGACGACATGCTGTTGCAGGCACTCGGCCTACGCTGACCGTCAGCGCCGGCCAAAGAGCAGGCGGAGCACGCTGCCCACGGTCCGGCGCTTGGCGGACGGACGGCGCTTGCGCGGCTCGGGCGGCACGCCGAGCAGCATCCAGAATTCGTGTCCATCTTCGGGGAGCTTTACCCGAGGAGCGCGGCGCTCCGCCCACAGCACGTAGGAGTGCAGCGACTTGGACATTTTCGCCTCCATGGAGGGCGTCCAGACGCCCGCCACTTCCTTGGCCCACTTCCAGGCGCCCGCCTCGGCGTAGAGACGGGGCTGCGACTGCCAAGGCCCCAGAACATGACCCAATTCGTGCAGCGCCACCGCGTAGGTGATCGCGCTCTTCACTGGCCGAATAGCGATGATGCGGGCTTCCTTGGACGCGCGGCCACCCCGCGAATGAGGCAAGACCCTGATGCCTTCGTTCCGGCAGATCGCGGCGACGTGCAGCCGCATGTCTTCGGGCGTCATGGATAAACGTGCTGCATGGGACCTGTCGGAAGGCGATTCAAAGCTGTGCGTGAGACCCGTCGAAACGCCTACTCGGTCGCGGCGAGGATGGTCAACCTTCGTCGTCGTGGCCGCCATGATCGCCAGCGATGGGACCTTCCTTGAACAGGTTGCTTCTCAATTGATGGTCGAACTCCGGACTGTTGCGGCGGATCCATTCCAGCACCATGGCGGCATGCTCCATTTCCTCGCGCATGTTGTGCAAAAGGATTTCCTTGAGCTGCGCGTCATCACAGTCATCGGCGCGCTGCCTGTACCAGTCGACCGCCTCCATCTCTTCCATAAGGGAGACGATGGCGTGATGCAGGGA harbors:
- a CDS encoding ferritin, with the translated sequence MSSEGLHAPRERLTKETISLHHAIVSLMEEMEAVDWYRQRADDCDDAQLKEILLHNMREEMEHAAMVLEWIRRNSPEFDHQLRSNLFKEGPIAGDHGGHDDEG